A window of Cellulosimicrobium protaetiae genomic DNA:
CACCGGCGAGCGCGAACGCCTTGGACATCGTGCGCGTCACCGCAAGGTTCGGGAAGCGGTCGAGCAGCTCGAGCGCGGAGGGCGTCCCGGCACGGCGGAACTCGCCGTACGCCTCGTCCACGACGACGACGGCGGGCGCCTCCCTGCCGTCGGCGAGCGGCACCCGCACCGCGAGCGCCGCCTCGCACACGGCCTCGACCGTCGCGGCGGGCAGCGCCGTGCCGGTCGGGTTGTTGGGGCTCGCGAGCAGGACGACGGACGGCTGCTCGCGCGCGATCACGTCGCGCGCGTGCTCGGGGTCCAGCGTGAAGTCCTCGGCGCGCCGGCCGACGACCCAGCCGGTGTGCGTGTCCCGCGCGTACTCCGGGTACATCGAGTAGGTGGGCGCGAACGAGACCGCGGTGCGTCCGGGGCCGCCGAACGCCTGCAGCACGTGGAGCATGATCTCGTTCGACCCGTTGGCGGCCCAGAGCTGCTCGGCGGCCAGCGCGACGCCGGACTCGGCGCCCAGGTAGCGCGCAAGATCGGCGCGGAGCCCGAGGAAGTCGCGGTCCGGGTAGCGGTTGAGTCCCGCGGCGGCGTCGCGCACGGCCTGCGTGATGGTCTCGACGACGGCCTCGCTCGGCGCGTGCGGGTTCTCGTTGACGTTGAGCAGGACCGGGACGTCGAGCTGCGGTGCGCCGTACGGCTCGATGCCGGCGAGCTCGGGGCGCAGCGGGAGCAGGGGCCGTCCCGCGACGGAGGGTGGGGTCACCCGGACAGTCTACGAACCGCACGACACGTGCGGCCCGTGACGTCCGGCACGCGGGCACCGCGGGCCCGGTCGCCGGCACGCGCTGGTCGGCGGACGGTCGACGTCGCCGCCCCTCAGGTCGAGGTGACCTCGCCGCCGTCGACCGTCACGGGCACCTCCGGCAGCGGCGAGGGCGCCGGGCCGCCGAGCACCGCCCCGGTCGCGAGGTCGTAGCGCGACGCGTGGCACGGGCACACGAGCTCACCGTCCCCCGGTGCCACGGTGCAGCCCTGGTGCGTGCAGATCGCGCTGAACGCCGCGAACGTCCCTTCCTCGGGCTGGGTGACGAGAAGCTGCTCGCCGTCGACGGTCACCGCGAGGGCGCCCCCCACCGGCACGTCGTCCGCGCCGGCGAGCACCTGACCCGGCCCGACGAGCTGCGACCCGTCGCCCCCGCCGTCGGACCCGTCCCCCGACCCCTGGCCGTCCTGGGTGCCCGAGGGCGCCCCGCCCCCGCACGCCGCGAGCAGGAGCGCCATCGCACCCGCCCCGGTCCCGGAGAGCACGACGCGGCGCGTGGGCAGCGAGACCGGCTGCGTACCGGGCTGCGTGACGTGCGTGGCGAGCGGCGTGTCGTCGTGCGAGGGAAGAACGTTCATCGGTGGCCTCCCGCGGGCTCCTCGACGGGCGGGACCGCCCGGTCGTCGCCGCCCGGCGCGCGGCGAACCGCCGTCGGCGGTTCAATTGAAGCACCGGGGGCGCGGGCACGCGCCCGGACTCCCGGACCGGCACCCGGCCGCGGAACGGCGGCGCGGGGCGGAGGACAGCACCACGGGACGACCCGAGGAGCGACGATGACGGCGACCGGCGGCACGCCCGTCCCTCCCCCGCGCGAGGGGCGCGCGCTCGGCGCGTGGACGCTGCGCGGGCTCACGGCCGCAGGGTTGCTGCTCTCCGCCGACATCCACCTCGTGCTGTTCGTCGAGGGCTACCGCGACATCGAGGTCGTCGGGCCGCTCTTCGCTCTCAACGCCGCCGCGGGCCTCCTCCTCGGCCTGCTCGTGCTCGTCTGGCGGCACTGGCTCCCGCTCCTCGGCGCGATCGGCTTCGGCGCGCTGACCCTCGCCGCGTTCTACCTGTCGACGACCGTGGGTTTCTTCGGGGTCAACGAGACGGTCGGCGGCACCCAGCAGGTGCTCGCGGCCGTCAGCGAGTGGGTCGCCGTCGTCGCCGGGACGCTCGCCCTCGTCGTGGAGAGGCGAAGGTCCCGGCCTGCAGGGTCGTGAGTCGCCTGTTCGCCCCCCTGCCGGGCGGTCGCGACCTCCGGCACGTAACGTCAGGAGGGAGGCGGGACCGTCGGCACGGCCCGCCGGGACGTCCTCTCCCCGAGATCCGAGGTGATCGCCATGCCCACCATGCGTGCCGCCGTCGTCCACTCCTTCGCGGACCCGCTGAGCGTCGACGAGATCGAGGTCCCGTCGCCGGGTCCGCACGAGGCGCTGGTGAAGGTCGACTACACCGGCGTGTGCCACACGGACCTGCACGCCGCGCACGGCGACTGGCCGGTCAAGCCGTCGCCCCCGTTCGTCCCGGGCCATGAGGGGGTCGGGACCGTCGTCGCCGTCGGCGACCAGGTGACGCGCGTCCAGGTCGGCGACACGGTCGGCAACGCCTGGCTGTGGAGCGCGTGCGGCGAGTGCGAGTACTGCGAGACCGGGTGGGAGACCCTCTGCCCGAACCAGAAGAACGGCGGCTACTCGGTCGACGGCTCGTTCGGCCAGTACATGCTCGTCGACTCGCGGTACTGCCCGGTGGTCCCGGACGGGGTCGACCTGTCCGCCGTCGGGCCGATCCTGTGCGCGGGCGTCACCGTCTACAAGGGGCTCAAGGTCACGGACACCCAGCCGGGCGAGTGGGTGCTGATCTCGGGGATCGGCGGCCTCGGGCACATCGCGGTCCAGTACGCGGTCGCGATGGGTCGCCGCGTCGCCGCGGTCGACGTCGACGACGAGAAGCTCGCGCTCGCGCGCAAGCACGGAGCGGAGGTCACGGTCAACGCGGCCACGTCACCCGACGCCGCGGCCGAGATCCAGGAGCAGACCGGCGGCGGCGTCCACGGCGCGCTCGTGACCGCCGTGAACGCGCACGCGTTCCCGCAGGCGGTCGGCGCCCTGCGCCGCGGGGGCACGGTCTCGCTCGTCGGCCTCCCGCCGGAGAAGTTCCCGCTCGACATCTTCACGACCGTGCTGTTCGGGCTGACGGTCCGCGGGTCGATCGTCGGCACGCGCAAGGACATGGCGGAGGCGCTCGACTTCTTCGCGCGCGGGAAGATCAACCCGACGTTCGCCGTGCGCCCGCTCGACGACATCAACGCGATCTTCTCCGAGATGGAGGAGGGCGCGATCGACGGGCGCATCGTCATGGACATGCGGTCCTGACGCGCACCGCACCGACCCGTACCGCGGCCCGCGACCCGTCCCCGGGGTCGCGGGCCGCGGCCTGTGCACGACGACCCGAGGGTCGGCGGGTGCGCCTACGATCGTGCGGGTGAGCCCCACCGACCCGTACGCCGACCTGCCCTTCGACCCGGCCGACGAGCCGCCGCTCGACGAGCCCGCCGACCCGTACGGCGACCCCTGGGCAGGGGCCGCGCCGTCGGGGCCCGGACCGGACGCGGCACCGGAGCCGCGCGCGGAGGCAGCGGACGGCACCGCCGTACCTGCCGGTGCGCACTCCCCCGCGCCCGACGGCGGGGAGGCCGCCAAGCGGGCCAAGCTCGCCATGCTGCGCGGGCTGCTCGACGGCCAGTCCCTGCGCGAGGACGCCGAGACGGCGCTGCGCGCGCTCGTCGGCCGCGACGACGCGGTGCTGCGCGAGGACCAGTGGCGGGCGATCGAGGCGCTCGTCGCGTTCCGGCGGCGTGCGCTCGTCGTGCAGCGCACCGGCTGGGGCAAGTCCGCCGTGTACTTCGTGGCCACGCGTCTGCTGCGCGACCGCGGCGCAGGTCCGACCGTCATCGTCTCCCCGCTCCTCGCGCTCATGCGCGACCAGATCTCGGCCGCGGCCCGGGCGGGCATCAAGGCCGTCACCATCAACTCGGCCAACGTCACGGAGTGGGACGACGTCCACCGCGCGATCGCTGCGGGCGAGGTCGACGTGCTGCTGTGCTCGCCCGAGCGCCTCAACAACCCCGGCTTCCGTGACGAGGTGCTTCCCCGGCTCGCCGCCGACGCGGGACTCGTCGTCATCGACGAGGCGCACTGCATCTCGGACTGGGGCCACGACTTCCGCCCCGACTACCGGCGCATCCGCACGCTGCTCGCCGACCTCCCGCCCGGCATCCCCGTGCTCGCGACGACCGCGACGGCGAACGAGCGCGTGACCGCGGACGTCGCGGAGCAGCTCGGCGTGACCGCCGCCCACGCGTCCGGAGCGGGCACCGGTGCCGGCGGCGAGGCGGGGCACGAGGACGTGCTCGTCCTGCGCGGCGGCCTCGACCGCGAGTCCCTCCACCTCGCCGTCCTGCGCCTGCCGGACCAGCCGACGCGCGTCGCGTGGCTCGTCGAGGCGCTGCAGGACGTCGACGGCTCGGGCATCGTCTACTGCCTCACCGTCTCCGCGGCCGAGCAGGTCGCGAGCCAGCTCCGCGCCGCGGGCCTCGCCGTCGCCTCGTACACGGGCCAGACCGACCCGGCCGAGCGCGAGCGGCTGGAGGAGGACCTCAAGGAGAACCGGGTCAAGGCGCTGGTGGCGACCTCGGCGCTCGGGATGGGCTTCGACAAGCCCGACCTCGCGTTCGTCGTGCACCTCGGCGCACCGAGCTCGCCCATCGCCTACTACCAGCAGGTCGGGCGCGCGGGCCGTGGCGTGGACTCGGCCGTCGTCGTGCTGCTGCCCGGCGAGGAGGACCGGCGCATCTGGGAGTGGTTCGCCTCGACCGCGTTCCCGCCGCAGGCGCAGGTCCGCACGACGCTCGACGCCCTGGGCGCGGGCGGCACGCAGTCCGTCGCGCAGCTCGAGACGCAGGTCGACCTCAAGCGCTCACGCCTCGAAGGCATGCTCAAGGTGCTCGACGTCGACGGCGCGGTCCGGCGCGTCAAGGGCGGCTGGGAGGCCACGGGCGAGCCGTGGACCTACGACGCCGAGCGGTACGAGCGTGTCGACGCGACCCGCACCGCGGAGCAGCAGGCGATGCTCGACTACGAGGCCACCGACGGGTGCCGCATGGCGTTCCTGCGCGCGGCGCTCGACGATCCGGAGCTCGAGGACGGGTGGCGCTGCGGGCGCTGCGACACGTGCGGCGGCGTGACGCTCCCGGCGCTCCCCGACGCGGAGGCCGTCGCCGCGGCGCGCGCCGACATGGATCGCCCCGGGGTCGAGGTCGTCGCGCGCCGCCAGTGGCCGAGCGGAATGGACCGTCTCGGGCTCGACCTGCGCGGGCGGCTCGGCGCGGGCGAGCTCGCCGAGACCGGACGGGCCGTCGCCCGCCTCGACGGGCTCGGCTGGTCCGCGCCGCTGCGCGAGCTCTTCGCCCCCGCGACGCCCGACGGCGACACGCCCGTCGCGCTCCGGCGCGCGGCAGCGCGGGTGCTCGACGAGTGGCCGGAGCTGTACGAGGGCGCTCCCCAGGCCGCTCCGGACGCCGACACCGGCGAGGACGGGGCGGCGAGCGCGCCGGAGCGTCGGCTGCTGGTCGACGGCGTCGTCGCGGTGCGTTCCGTGACCCGACCGCGCCTGACCTTCCACCTCGCGAACGGGCTCGCGACCTACCTCGGCAAGCCGCTCATCGGCGCCGTCGGCCCCGTCCCGGGGCGCGAGGAGCCGGGCCGCCACGACGTGAACTCGGCGACACGCCTCGCAGCCGTCGCGGGCCGCCTGCAGCTCGAGCTGTCGGACGCCGCACGGGCCGGGCTGTCCGGGCGGCGTGTGCTCCTCGTCGACGACTACACGGAGTCGGGGTGGACGCTCACCGTCGCGGCACGACTGCTGCGCCAGGCGGGTGCGACGGCGGTGCACCCGTTCGTCCTCGGCGTGCGCTGAGCCGGGCGGGCGACCCGGCGCGCGCCACACCGCGTGCAGGGCACGTGCGGGCCTCGGTGCGCGTCACGCCGAAGGGGCGCGGCGCCGTCGAGGCACCGGGTTCGCGCGAGGTCCGCGCGCCGCACGGGCGGACCTCGCGCACGGCGTCAGACGAACCGGGCCCGCACCGCCTCGCCGTGGGCCGGGAGGTCCTCGTCGTTCGCGACGGCGACGATCCGGTCCGCCAGGTCCTCGAGCGCGTCACGGTCGTACTCGATGACCTGGACCGCCTTGACGTAGCTGTGCACCCCGAGACCGCTCGAGAAGTGCGCGCAGCCGCCGGTCGGGAGCACGTGGTTCGACCCGGCCATGTAGTCGCCGAGCGAGACGGGCGACCACGGGCCGACGAAGATCGCGCCCGCGCTCGTGACGCGCTCGGCGAGCGCCGCGGCGCCGTCCGCCTGGATCTCGAGGTGCTCCGCGCCGTAGGCGTCGACCACCCGGAGACCGTGCTCGAGGTCGTCCACGAGCACGATCGCGGACTGCGGACCGGCGAGCGACTGCGCCACGCGTGCCGCGTGCTTCGTGGCCGTCACGAGGTCTGCGAGGCGCGCCTCGACCGCGGCGGCGAGCTCGACCGACGGTGTGACGAGCACCGCCGCCGCGAGCGGGTCGTGCTCGGCCTGGCTGATGAGGTCCGTCGCGACGTGCCCCGGGTCGGCGGTGGCGTCCGCGAGGATCGCGATCTCCGTGGGGCCGGCTTCGGCGTCGATGCCGACGACGCCGCGGACGAGCCGCTTGGCCGCGGCCACGTACACGTTCCCCGGTCCGGTCACGACGTCGACCGGCTCGCAGAGCACGTCCCCGTCCTGCGGCTCGCTGCCTGCGGCGCCGTAGGCGAACATCGCGACCGCCTGCGCGCCGCCCACCGCGTAGACCTCGTCGACACCGAGCAGCGCGCACGCCGCGAGGATCGTCGGGTGCGGGAGGCCGCCGTTCTCCTTCTGCGGCGGCGAGGCGACCGCGAGGCTGCGCACGCCCGCCTCCTGCGCCGCGACGACGTTCATCACGACGGACGACGGGTAGACCGCGAGCCCGCCGGGCGCGTAGAGCCCGACGCGACGCACGGGCACCCAGCGCTGGCGGACCTGGGCCCCGGGCGCGATCTCGACCGTGAAGTCCTGCGGGCGCTGCGCGGCGTGCACGAGCCGCACGCGGCGGATCGCCTCCTCCAGGCCCGCCCGGACGTCCGGGTCGAGGGCGCCCAGCGCGCTGGCGAGCGCGTCGACCGGGACGCGCAGGTGCTCGGGGCGCACACCGTCGAACCGCTCGGCGTACTCGCGCAGCGCCTCGGCACCACGCGCGCGGACCGCATCGACGATCGGGGCGACCCGATGCGCCGCGTCCTCGACGCCGAGCTCTGCGCGCGGCAGGGTCTCGACGAGCTCGCGTGCGGACAGGGAACGCCCTCGGAGATCGATGCGGGAGATCATGGGACGAGTCTAGGAGCCCGCACGTCGCTGCGACGAGGTGTTTCGCCCACCGGTCGCACCGTGCGGGTCGCGGGTCACCGCATCGCGCCCACCCCGCTCGGGCGGGGAGAATGGGCGGCATGAACGCCCCTCACGACGCCCGCCCGGTCGAGATCTCCGACGACGTCATCCGCCTCGGCCAGTTCCTCAAGCTCGCCGGGCTCGCCGAGTCCGGCGCCGAGGCGCGCGAGCTCGTCACCGAGGGCGAGGTCCGGGTCAACGGCGAGGTCGACACGCGTCGGGGCCGCCAGCTGCACCGCGGCGACGTCGTCTCGGTCGACCACCCCCAGGGGACCGAGAGCGCGACCGTCGCCTGAGCGAACCGTCAGGCCATGTAGGTCGAGGCCATCACCTTGTCAGGCGTGAGGCGGAGCACGACGCGCTCGGGGTTCGGGTCGAGCGGTCGGTACCGGCGGGCGTAGCGCGCGACGGCGTCCGCCACCTCGTCCGGGTCCTCGACGACCTCGATCGTGCCCTCGAGAGTGATCCAGCGTCCGCCCTCGACCTGGCACACCGCGGCTCGCGGCGCGCCACCGTGCGCGCCCGGCCGCCGCGCGTTGCGGGCCTTGACCGACGCGCGGTTCGTCGTGATGCGGAGCACGCCCGCGTCGGCGTCCCACGTGAAGGCGACGGGGACGACGTGCGGCGTGCCGTCGGCGCGCAGCGTGGTGAGCGTGGCGAGGTGGCGCTCGGTGACGAAGACGAGCTGTTCGGGGTTGAGGCGGATCACGGCGTCGAGCCTACGGGCTCCGGCACCAGGCACGGCGTGAGCCCGCTCACCGGACACGCGGTGCGCGCGTCGCTCCCCGCCGCAGCAGCCGCGAGCCCGTCTCGGTCGCCCGTCCCCTGCCGGGCTCCACGGGCTGCTCGGCCATCGGGATCAGCCGACGAGGCACGACGGGCCGAGCAGCGCCTTGAGGTCGCCGAAGAGCGCCGGTGACTTCTCGACGCGCAGCCGGTCGCCCGCGCGGACGACCGTCGTCTTGCCGGGCTCGAGCACCTGGACGTGCACCTCGGCCGACCCGGGGTGCGTCGCGAGCACCTCGCGCAGGCGCAGGATGATCGGCTCCACGCACCGGGTGTGGGACACCTTCACCGCGAGCGGCGACTCCGCACCCACGGTGATGTCGGGCAGCGAGACCTCCATCGCCTGGAGCTGCATCGTGTCGTCCCGACGACGCACGCGGCCACGGAGCACGACCACCTGGTCCTCCGCGAGGATCGTGGAGTAGGCGAGGTACGTCTCGCCGAAGAACATGACCTCCACGGCGCCCTCGAGGTCCTCGATCGTCACGGCGGCCCACGGGTTGCCGTTCTTGCTCATCTTGCGCTGGAGCGAGGTGACCAGGCCGGCGACCACCACGGTCGAACCATCCGGACGGCCCTCGTCGGCGAGCAGGTTCGCGATGCCCGTGTCCGCGGCGCGCGAGAGCACGTGCTCGAGGCCCGAGAGCGGGTGGTCCGAGACGTACAGGCCGAGCATCTCGCGCTCGAACGCGAGCCGCTGCTTCTTGTCCCAGTCCGGGAGGTCGGGGACGTCCACGCTGAAGGACATCGCGGGGTCGTCGCCACCGAGGTCCGCGAAGAGGTCGAACTGCCCCTTGGCCTCCTCGCGCTTGACGCTGATGACCGAGTCGACCGCCTGCTCGTGCACGACGAGCAGTGCCCGCCGGGCGTGCCCGAGCGAGTCGAACGCGCCGGCCTTGATGAGCGACTCGATGGTGCGCTTGTTGCAGACGACGGCGGGCACCTTGTCGAGGAAGTCCGTGAAGGACGTGAACGCGCCCTTCTCCTCGCGCGTGCGGATGATCGCGTCGACGACGTTCGCGCCGACGTTGCGCACGCCCGTGAGACCGAAGCGGATGTCGTCGCCCACGGCCGTGAACTTCGCCGCCGAGTCGTTGACGTCAGGCGGCAGCACCGTGATGTGCATGCGCCGGCACTCGTTGAGGTAGAGGGCCAGCTTGTCCTTGTCGTCGCGCACGCTCTGCAGGAGCGCCGCCATGTACTCGGTCGGGTAGTTCGCCTTGAGGAACGCCGTCCAGTACGCGACGAGGCCGTACCCCGCCGAGTGCGCCTTGTTGAAGGCGTAGCCGGCGAAGGGGACGAGCGTGTCCCAGACCGCCTGGATCGCGCCGTCGGAGTACCCCCGCTCGCGGCAGCCGGCCTGGAAGGGCACGAACTCCTTGTCGAGGATCTCCTTCTTCTTCTTGCCCATCGCGCGCCGCAGCAGGTCGGCCTGACCGAGCGAGTACCCGGCGAGGATCTGGGCGGCGCGCTGCACCTGCTCCTGGTAGACGATGAGCCCGTACGTCTCGTCCAGGATCTCCGCGAGCGGCTGCTCGAGCTCCGCGTGGATCGGCTCGATCTTCTGGAGGCCGTTCTTGCGCAGCGCGTAGTTGGTGTGCGAGTTCATGCCCATCGGACCCGGGCGGTACAGCGCGATGACGGCCGAGAGGTCGTCGAACTTGTCCGGCTTCATCTGCCGCAGCAGCGCGCGCATCGGTCCGCCGTCGAGCTGGAACACGCCGAGCGTGTCGCCCCGGGCGAGGAGGTCGTAGGACGCCTTGTCGTCGAGCGTCAGCGACTCGATCTCGATCGGGTCCTTGCCGTTCATCTCGATGTTCTCGAGCGCGTCGTCGAGGATCGTGAGGTTGCGCAGCCCGAGGAAGTCCATCTTGATGAGCCCGAGGCCCTCGGACGTCGGGTAGTCGAACTGCGTGATGACCGCGCCGTCCTGCGGGCGGCGCATGATCGGGATGATGTCGATGAGCGGGTCGCTCGACATGATGACGCCCGCGGCGTGCACGCCCCACTGCCGCTTCAGACCCTCGATGCCGCGCGCGAGCTCGACGACGCGCTGCGCCTCGGGGTCCGTGTCGTGGAGCTGGCGGAACTCCGCCGCCTCGGGGTAGCGCTCGTGCTTCGGGTCGAAGATCCCCGACAGCGGGATGTCCTTGCCCATGACGGCGGGCGGCATCGCCTTGGTGAGCTTCTCCCCCATGGCGAAGGGGAATCCCAGCAGTCGGGCCGAGTCCTTGAGGGCCTGCTTGGCCTTGATCGTGCCGTAGGTGACGATCTGGGCGACGCGGTCGTCCCCGTACTTCTCCGTGACGTACCGGATGACCTCCCCGCGCCGACGCTCGTCGAAGTCGACGTCGACGTCGGGCATCGACACCCGCTCGGGGTTGAGGAACCGCTCGAAGATCAGGCCGTGCTCGAGCGGGTCGAGCTCCGTGATCCCCATGAGGTAGGACGCCATCGACCCGGCCGCCGAGCCACGTCCCGGCCCGACGCGGATGCCCTGCTCCTTGGCCCAGTTGATGAAGTCGGCGACCACGAGGAAGTACCCCGGGAAGCCCATCTGGATGATGACCTCGGTCTCGTACTGCGCCTGCTTGCGCGACGCGTCCGGGATCCCGTTCGGGTACCGGCGGTGCAGCCCGCGCTCGATCTCCTTGACGAACCAGCTCGTCTCGTCCTCGCCCTCGGGGACGGGAAAGCGCGGCATGTAGTTCGCCGTGGTGTCGAACGACACCTCGCACTGCTCGGCGATGAGCAGGGTGTTGTCGCACGCCTCGGGCAGCTCCGCGAACACGCGGCGCATCTCCGCCGCCGACTTCACGTAGTAGCCGGTCCCGTCGAACTTGAAGCGGTCCGGGTCGTCCAGCGTCGATCCCGAGTTGATCGCGAGCAGCGCCTCCTGGCTCGACGCGTCGTCCTCGCGCACGTAGTGCAGGTCGTTCGTCGCGACGAGCCGCGCGCCGATCGTCTCCGCGAGGCGCAGCAGGTCCTGGGTGACGCGGGTCTCGATGTCGAGGCCGTGGTCCATGAGCTCGACGTAGAAGTTCTCGCGCCCGAAGACGTCCTGGAGCTCGCCGGCCGTCCGCACGGCCTCGTCCCACTGGCCGAGGCGCAGGCGCGTCTGGATCTCGCCCGACGGGCAGCCGCTCGTCGCGATCAGGCCCTTGCCGTAGGTCTGGAGCAGGTCGCGGTCCATACGGGGCCACTTGCCCATCTGCCCGTCCAGCGACGCCAGCGACGACGCCCGGAACAGGTTGTGCAGCCCCTCGTTGTCCTTGGCGAGGAGCGTCATGTGGGTGTAGGCACCGCGCGCCGAGACGTCGTCGGACTCCTGCCCCTGCTGCCCGAACCGCACGCGCGTCTGGTCGAACCGGCTCGTGCCCGGCGTGATGTACGCCTCGACGCCGATGATCGGCTTGATGCCCTTGGCCTGCGCGCGCGACCAGAACTCGAACGCCCCGAACACGTACCCGTGGTCCGTCGTCGCGATCGCCTTCTGCCCGAGCCGCTCGACCTCGTCGAACAGGTCCCCGATCCGCGCCGCGCCGTCCAGCATCGAGTACTCGGTGTGGACGTGGAGGTGGACGAAGTCCTCTGCGGCGGTCGGCATGCACCGATCCTAAGTCGCGGCACCCACGCCCTCGGGCACCGTCGGCCGACTCCGGTGTGCAGCGCCGCACAGTCGTCGCCGTGCCCCGGGAGACGGCGCCGGCGGCACGTCCGGCGACGCGTCAGGAGCTGGTGGTGAGGACCTTTGCGGCGTCGCGGTGGTCGATCCCCGCGTCGAGGTAGACGGGTCCCGCGACGGTGTACCCGAGGCGCTCGTAGAACCCGATCGCCTGGACCTGCGCGGAGAGCAGGACGCGCACGGTACGGGGTCCCTCGGGGCCCGGCACCGCGTGCTCGGCGAGCGCGATCTCCTCCAGCGCGCGCATCACCGTGGCGCCCGCACCGGTGCCGCGCGCGGACGCGGACACCGCGACCCGGCCGACGTGGACCTCGCCCGGGTGCGCCGGGTCGGTCAGGAGCCGGCCCGTGCCGACGACCGCGCCGCCCTGCTCCCGGTCGCGCACGAGGACGTGCGTCGTCGTCGCTGCGGTGTCGAGGTCGTCGATCTCCTCCTCGACGGGCACCCCCTGCTCGTCGACGAACACCACGAGCCGCAGCGCGTGCGCGGCGGCCAGCCCGGCGTCGTCGACCACACGCTCGACGAGGAGCCGGTCCTGGCCCGCCTCCGGGACGCCGCCGCTCACGCGTACGCCCCGCGCAGCACCTCGAGCGCGTGCGCGAGGTCCTCGGGGTACTCGCTCGTGAGCTCGAGCCACTGCCCCGTCGTCGGGTGCTCGAAGCCCAGCC
This region includes:
- a CDS encoding histidinol-phosphate transaminase translates to MTPPSVAGRPLLPLRPELAGIEPYGAPQLDVPVLLNVNENPHAPSEAVVETITQAVRDAAAGLNRYPDRDFLGLRADLARYLGAESGVALAAEQLWAANGSNEIMLHVLQAFGGPGRTAVSFAPTYSMYPEYARDTHTGWVVGRRAEDFTLDPEHARDVIAREQPSVVLLASPNNPTGTALPAATVEAVCEAALAVRVPLADGREAPAVVVVDEAYGEFRRAGTPSALELLDRFPNLAVTRTMSKAFALAGARVGYLAASRELVDALRVVRLPYHLSAVTQAVARAALAHADELLAQVSELRARRDETVAWLRSLRHPDGRPLEVADSDANFVLFGTFEDRHAVWAAMLERGVLIRETGPDGWLRVSIGTGEEMRAFRQALVEVAGL
- a CDS encoding Rieske (2Fe-2S) protein, whose translation is MNVLPSHDDTPLATHVTQPGTQPVSLPTRRVVLSGTGAGAMALLLAACGGGAPSGTQDGQGSGDGSDGGGDGSQLVGPGQVLAGADDVPVGGALAVTVDGEQLLVTQPEEGTFAAFSAICTHQGCTVAPGDGELVCPCHASRYDLATGAVLGGPAPSPLPEVPVTVDGGEVTST
- the adhP gene encoding alcohol dehydrogenase AdhP, whose protein sequence is MPTMRAAVVHSFADPLSVDEIEVPSPGPHEALVKVDYTGVCHTDLHAAHGDWPVKPSPPFVPGHEGVGTVVAVGDQVTRVQVGDTVGNAWLWSACGECEYCETGWETLCPNQKNGGYSVDGSFGQYMLVDSRYCPVVPDGVDLSAVGPILCAGVTVYKGLKVTDTQPGEWVLISGIGGLGHIAVQYAVAMGRRVAAVDVDDEKLALARKHGAEVTVNAATSPDAAAEIQEQTGGGVHGALVTAVNAHAFPQAVGALRRGGTVSLVGLPPEKFPLDIFTTVLFGLTVRGSIVGTRKDMAEALDFFARGKINPTFAVRPLDDINAIFSEMEEGAIDGRIVMDMRS
- a CDS encoding RecQ family ATP-dependent DNA helicase, encoding MLRGLLDGQSLREDAETALRALVGRDDAVLREDQWRAIEALVAFRRRALVVQRTGWGKSAVYFVATRLLRDRGAGPTVIVSPLLALMRDQISAAARAGIKAVTINSANVTEWDDVHRAIAAGEVDVLLCSPERLNNPGFRDEVLPRLAADAGLVVIDEAHCISDWGHDFRPDYRRIRTLLADLPPGIPVLATTATANERVTADVAEQLGVTAAHASGAGTGAGGEAGHEDVLVLRGGLDRESLHLAVLRLPDQPTRVAWLVEALQDVDGSGIVYCLTVSAAEQVASQLRAAGLAVASYTGQTDPAERERLEEDLKENRVKALVATSALGMGFDKPDLAFVVHLGAPSSPIAYYQQVGRAGRGVDSAVVVLLPGEEDRRIWEWFASTAFPPQAQVRTTLDALGAGGTQSVAQLETQVDLKRSRLEGMLKVLDVDGAVRRVKGGWEATGEPWTYDAERYERVDATRTAEQQAMLDYEATDGCRMAFLRAALDDPELEDGWRCGRCDTCGGVTLPALPDAEAVAAARADMDRPGVEVVARRQWPSGMDRLGLDLRGRLGAGELAETGRAVARLDGLGWSAPLRELFAPATPDGDTPVALRRAAARVLDEWPELYEGAPQAAPDADTGEDGAASAPERRLLVDGVVAVRSVTRPRLTFHLANGLATYLGKPLIGAVGPVPGREEPGRHDVNSATRLAAVAGRLQLELSDAARAGLSGRRVLLVDDYTESGWTLTVAARLLRQAGATAVHPFVLGVR
- the hisD gene encoding histidinol dehydrogenase, yielding MISRIDLRGRSLSARELVETLPRAELGVEDAAHRVAPIVDAVRARGAEALREYAERFDGVRPEHLRVPVDALASALGALDPDVRAGLEEAIRRVRLVHAAQRPQDFTVEIAPGAQVRQRWVPVRRVGLYAPGGLAVYPSSVVMNVVAAQEAGVRSLAVASPPQKENGGLPHPTILAACALLGVDEVYAVGGAQAVAMFAYGAAGSEPQDGDVLCEPVDVVTGPGNVYVAAAKRLVRGVVGIDAEAGPTEIAILADATADPGHVATDLISQAEHDPLAAAVLVTPSVELAAAVEARLADLVTATKHAARVAQSLAGPQSAIVLVDDLEHGLRVVDAYGAEHLEIQADGAAALAERVTSAGAIFVGPWSPVSLGDYMAGSNHVLPTGGCAHFSSGLGVHSYVKAVQVIEYDRDALEDLADRIVAVANDEDLPAHGEAVRARFV
- a CDS encoding RNA-binding S4 domain-containing protein; translated protein: MNAPHDARPVEISDDVIRLGQFLKLAGLAESGAEARELVTEGEVRVNGEVDTRRGRQLHRGDVVSVDHPQGTESATVA
- a CDS encoding pyridoxamine 5'-phosphate oxidase family protein; protein product: MIRLNPEQLVFVTERHLATLTTLRADGTPHVVPVAFTWDADAGVLRITTNRASVKARNARRPGAHGGAPRAAVCQVEGGRWITLEGTIEVVEDPDEVADAVARYARRYRPLDPNPERVVLRLTPDKVMASTYMA